Genomic DNA from Longimicrobium terrae:
GCGGCGCCACGAGGGAATGAATTCCCCGCTGGTGAAGCACAAAGTCCGCCGTCGCGGACTGCGGCGGCGGCTCCAGCGCGGGGGGCCGGCCGTTTGTGCCGGGCGATCCTTGCGGCGCCCGCACCGCTGCCGCGCGCCCGAACCTCTGCCCTGGCTCAGCTTGGCCCACGTGCCGACTCACGCCGCCTACGGCGTCATCCTGAGGAGGCGCCGATGTAACTCTCTGCCGCGCCGATGCTTGGCGCCGACGAAGGATCTACCATCCGCCGGTCCAACCGTCCCACGTCCACCGAACTCGCCCCACGATGCAGTTGAAGCCCCGAACGGCGCCTGTGGGCGCCGTGTCGGGGCTTACCGCCTTCGGGAGCGGCGGATTCATCCGCTCCCGAAGGCCGCGCGACGCAACCTGTCCATCACCCGCCGCACGCCATCCTTTTCCTCTCGCCTCGCACCTGATCGATCCCGTATCTCCGCCCTGCGTCTCCGGCCGCATGATCGCCTCGCATCTGATCGATCCCGCATCTCCGCCCGGCGTCTCCGCCTCGCATCTCCGCCCCCGCACCTTGTCGATCCCGCGTCTCCGACCGCATCGCCGCCTCGCACCCTGTCGATCCCGCGTCTCCGCCTCGCACCTTATCCGCCCCGCATCTCCCGCGAACGCCGGCACTCGTGACTCATCCACCACGCGCGTCCCTCACTCCGGCGCGCCGTTGAACCGGGCCGTGAACCGCTCCATGCGCGCGCGGTTCACGCCCATGTCGCCGCGGCCAACGCGCGATGCTGACCGAAAACGAACCACGCCCGCCGTGCTGTCCACCAGGATCTCCACGTCATCCACAAACCGCATCAGCCGGCTGCGCGACTCCGCGTGCAGGTAGTCCGCGCGCTCGTCCACGATGCGCGTGCGCGGTTCCCGCAGCAGCGCGGCGCGGGCACGCTCCAGCGCCGCCGCGGGCGTGTCGCGAAAGGGCAGCGGCGGCATGGCGTGCACCGCATCCGCCGCGTCCGTCGACACGCAGTTGGGCGAATCGGGGCACGGGCCCAGCGGTCCGCCCGGCGTGGCCAGCCCGCGCGGGGCGGCGTTGCATCCGGCCAGCAGAAAGGCGGCGAGAGAGGTCATGGCGCGTCGTGTCATGTCGTGAACCGGCAGCGGGGTGCTGAAGCGGGGGCGACACCGGTTCTTGCACAGAGCCTGCCGCGCCCAAACGTTCTCATCAACCGTACGGACGCCGGATGCCCGCCAACAATCACGACCTGCACGGAAACGCGCCCGACACCTCGTCGGCGGTGCTGATCATCGTGGACATGATCAACGACCTGGAATTTCCCGGCGGCGACGAGCTGGTTCCGCAGCTGATTCCGGTCGCGGAGCGCATCGCGTCGCTCAAGGCCCGCGCCCGCAAGGCCGGGATCCCCGTCGTGTACGCCAACGACAACTTCGGCAAATGGCGCTCGGACTTTCGCGAAGTGGTGGATCACGTGCTCAACGGCGACGTGAAAGGCAAGCCGCTGGCGGAGGCGCTGCGTCCGGATGAGGATGACTACTTCGTGCTAAAGCCCAAGCATTCCGCCTTTTTTGCCACGACGCTGGATACGCTGCTTCAGTACCTGGGCGCGCGCCACCTGATTCTGACCGGCGCCACCGGCGACACCTGCGTGCTCTTTACCGCCAGCGACGCGTACATGCGCGACCTGCACCTGCACGTTCCCGCGGACTGCACCGCGTCCATCGATCCGGATGAAAACGCCCGCGCCATCGACTACATGGCACGTGTTCACCACGCCGACGTCACGCCGTCCGGCGAGCTGGACCTGCAGAAGCTCGCCCGCGCCTGAATGCCGTCTGGCGCCACGCGCGTCCGCAGGCGGCTACCGGGCGGCCGGAGCGGGCGCGCGGTCGGGCGCGGAATGGGGAAAGCGCTCCCGCCAGTCCGGCGTGACCGGGTGCGTCTGGCCAGTGACCGCGCTCCAGCCGCAGCGGGCCACGTTGCCGGGATGGAAGGCCGAACCGCAGTTGCCCATGGTGTACATGGGCCCGAACGACATGGGTTCCCGCGGCGGCGGATGGATGGCGGCGTAGCCGCTCCACCCCGCGGCGATCGCGAGGCACGCCAGCCCGGCCAGCGCGACGCGCGTTTGCAGAGGGCCGCGCCACCGTCCGCGGACGAGCCTCACGGCGAGGGTGACGAGGTAGATGGCTCCCGCCGCGCCCGCCCACTGCATGGCAAAGAGCGACAGACACACCCACGACGACACGGAATACTGCGGCTGCACCCGCGCCGCCTCATCCACGCTCAGGCCCAGGCGCCGGACGGAATCCGCCATGCGCGGATCACGGGCGAGTTGCGGCACCCGGGCATGGTTGGCCGTCGCGCGGATGGCTGCCACTGAGGACTCTTCTCCCGCGCTCTCCAGCAGGTACGCCACCGCGCACCGCGTTTCCACCGCGTCCACGAACACGGGGCGGGGTGCGCCGCGCCCGCCGTGCCGGGGAAAGAGGCCGCGCCGTGCATACGTTTCCAGACGGCGGATCGTCTCCCGGCGGGGCTCGTCCGCCTCCCGCGCGCGATCCGCCTTCAACTCGCCGATCACCCGCGCAAAATGCCGGCGCAGGCGCACGCGTTCCATCAACCCGAGAACGTCCAAGGGCAACTCCGGTGGATGAGGGTGATGACGGGCCGGCGGGCAAGGGCACCGCGGCATTCCGGAGAGCCGGCGCGAGGGCGCGTTCGTCTTGGATCGCGGATGCCGACGCAGTTGAAGCCCCGAACGGCGCCTGTGGGTGGTGTGTCGGGGGTTCCCGCTGTTTGAGCGGCGGATTCATCCGCTCAAGACAACCCGCTCACGCGACGACCTCCGCCCTGCCCGTCGGAACATCCGCCGCACCCAACCCTCCCCCGGCCTTTTTCGGGGGAGGGTGGGCCGGTGGTGCCGGCCCGGGTGGGGGCCCGCCGCGGAACTCGCCCCACCGCTGAATCCGACGTCATGGGGTGGCGAGCGGACAGGCTGCCGATCGCGTTACGGAAACTGCAGCAGCAGCGGGATGACCACCCAGACCGCCGCCGGGCGCCCCTCCACGCGCGAGGGCCGGAAGCGAAGGGCCTGCGCGGCCCGGACCGCCTCCTGGTCCACGTAGTCCGCGCCCGGCGACACGGCGTTCGCCTCGATCGGGATCCCGTCCTCGTTCACGCGCATCCGTACCCGCACCTCCACCTGCATTCCCTGCAATTCGCTGTCGCGCCGCAGAATCCGCTCTGCCCCCTCACGTAGCGCCGACTCCATCGCACTGACGTTGCGCGGCACGGGAGCCGTTTCATGGGGAACGCGCAGCAGCGGCCGGGGACCCGGAACCGCCGTCACCACCAGCGGCTGGGGGTCGGGGGCCGCCGCACGCGGGCGCGCGGCGGCCAGCAGAATCCGGGCGACTTCCGCCTGCGCACTCGCCGGCTCCCGCGGGGTGAAGAACATCCGCACGCCGGAAACAGTGCCTTCCGGCGTGTACTCGATCGAGAACACCCAGGCGTGGCGCGGCTCCCGCGTCGCCGGAAGCGCGGCGAGCTGGGCGGCCACCTGCGCGCTGTCCAGGCCAGCGGAAAGCGGCGCGGGCTGCCAGCGTTCCGGCGCGGCGGCCGTCTGCTGCGCGGCGAGCAGGGCGGGGGAGGCGAGCGCGATCAGCGCGGGAATCAGGGCGTGGGTAATCTTCATCGATCAGGATATCGGTTGGGAGAAGAACCCGCCGCGTTACCGGAACTCGAACGTGAGCGGAAGCTGAATCCAGACGGCGACCGGCCGCCCCTCGATCATCGCGGGGCGAAAGCGGAGGAGTTCCGCGCCGCGCACCGCCTCCTGCTCGATCTCCGGATTTCCGGCGGGCGGGACGACGGTGATGCCGCCCGGAACGCCGTCCGCGCCCAGCCGCATGCGGACCATCACCACAGCCCGCGTGGCGCGCAGCCCGCTGTCCGCACGCACCAGCCGCTCGGAGGCACGCGCGATGCCGCGCTCAATGGCGCGCCTGTTCAGGGGCACGGGCTGGCTTTCCAGCGGCACGCGCAGCACGGCCCGGCGGCCGGGAACCGCCGTGATGGCCACGATTTGCGGCTCTCGGGCGGGCGGGCGGCGGCGCGCGTTCGCCAGCAGAATCCGCGCGACCTCCGCCTGTGGCCCAGCCGGCTCCTGCCTGGAGAAGTACATCTGCACCCGCGAGGCAATCCCCGAAGGCGGCCAGGTGATCGCGAACGTCCATTCAGCGGCGGGTTCGCGGGCCGCGGCAAGGCGCGCAAGCTCCCCCGCGACCACGGCGCTGTCCACCGTGGCGGAAACCGATTCGTAGGCCGGGGCTCCGGCGGGCTCCTGTGCCGCCAGAAGGGCGGGGAGGGCGAGCGCGGCCAGCGCGGGGAGCAGGATGCGCGTAATCTTCATCGATCAGGGAATCCGCATGCGAAAAGATTCCGCCGCGCGCGGGTCAGCGCGGCGGAATGCGAAAGGTCAGGGGAAGCTCGATCCAGACCGGAACCGGTCGGCCGTGCAGCCTGGCGGGGCGAAAGCGCAGCCGTCTGGCCGCGCGGATGGCGGCGCGCCTGAACGGCCCCGGTGTGCCGGGCGTGACCACCTGAATGCTGTCCGGAACGCCCTCGCGGTCCAGCCGCATCCGCAGGCGCACCCGCAGCGTCGAGCCGGGGACCACGCGCGAATCACGCGCGCCCAGGCGTTTTACGTCATCGGTCAGCATCCTTACCACCTCACGCCCGTCCCGCAGCCTGGGGTAGCGCTCCACCATCCGCTCCCGCACCGCCGAGTGCATCCGCGTGATCGCCCGGTCCAGGCGGATCATCCACAATCCTGCACGGCTCATCCGTCGGGGGACCGGCGGCGCGGTTCCGTCGCCGGCGTGCGGACCGGGGTTCATCGCCCGCCCGCCACGCGGATGCGCGCGGAAAAATCCGGCTTTCCGGCCGCGGCCTGCGCGCGCGCGTTGATGCGGAACCGCTCGCGCGCCTGCTCCAGCGGCAGATCCGTATCAATCAACCCATGCTCGTACGCCAGCTCATCGGAGTAGCCGGGGAGCAGGATGTCGATGCCGAACGGAATGCGCCGCGAGGCGATCTGGTTCACCGGGTCCAGGATGTTGGTGGTGCAGTTGTTGGTGAACGTGTTGTAGAAGTCCGGCCGGCTTTCCAGCGCCTGCGCGCGGCGCATCATGGCCACGAACAGGGCGCGCGCCTGCGCCGGCGTGGCACGGACGGGAAACAGGTATACCGGATCATTCCACGTCACCGCGCGCAACCCGATCACGTCGCGCTCCTCGCCGATCACGTACATCAGTTCGTACTGCCGCAGCGCGCCCTTCCACACGGAATACTCCTCGTCCGCCTCGCGCCGCGCCTCCACCGACACGCTCACGTACTGCGAATCAGAGAAGCTGAACGAGAGAAAGCTGTGCGCCGGCCCGCGCCAGTCGGGGTTGAACGGCGACAGCACGAACCACACGCGCTCGATCTTGTTCAGGTCGTAGCGGCGGTCGCGGTACCCCGGCGTAAAGTCCGTCGGCGAGCGAAAGGTGAAGTCGCGCACGTTGCGGACGGTCACGATGCTGTCGGAAACCGCCACGCGCGGCAGCACGCTCTGCTCGGTGCGCCACGTACGCGCGTGCGATGGCCGCGTGCTCAGGCGCAGCGCCGCCCAGCCCACGGCGGCGGCCGCGATCAGGCAGAGCAGGGCATTGCGCGTCCAGCGCAGCAGTCGCGGCAGAGTCTTCAATGGATGGGAAACGGATCAGCGGGGGAGGATGGATGCGACCACCGTCGGCCGCGCGAGCGGCGGCCGACGGTGGAGCTCACTCCTTGGAGCGCGGCGCGGCGAACCGGTCCAGCATGTTGAGGTGCGCGCGGACGGCGTCGCGGCCGCCACGGCGGAAGATGCGCAGCAGCTGCTTGTACTTGTCGTTGAACCAGTGCCCGGTGTCCGACTGCCACAGCCGCTTGGCCAGAAAGTACGTCAGGTCGTTCACCTGGCGCGCCTGGGTATTGCGGTCCTCCGCCTCCTCCGGCTCCATCAGCTCCACGGAGTACGAGGCGCCCACGGGCACCAGCAGCAGTTGCGCGTACGGCTCGCCCGGGCGGAACACGTGCGCCTCGCCGGGCGCCGGAGCGCGGAAGACCGCAAAGAACATCGGCGGCCAGAAGCGCTGCAGGTGGCCGGGCAGCGCCAGGGGCACGTCTCCGCCGCGCTCGGTAAAGTAGCGGGGATGCGGGCCCAGGCGCAGGGCGTACCCCGGCGGCGGAAGCAGGTCCAGCGCCGTCGCCATCCCGTAGTGCCCCGCCGCGAACTGGCCGAACGGATGCGGCAGTCCGGCCTCCTCCATCTCGTCCTTGAGCGGACCCTCGAACCGCACCTTTCCCTCCTCGCTGCGCACCGTGCACCCGTTGCGGTACGGGTACACGAGTTCCAGCCCGTACGTGGCGCCTTCTACGAACGGCTGGCAGTGCCACGGCATGGCCGGCGCCCCGTCCCCGCGCTCGGTGGACTGCCCGGCCCACCCAGGAATCTGCAGGCGGATGGGGCGCGGCGGCGGCGCGCCGTACGTGGTGCGCCAGCGCAGGGGGATCTCGGGGCCGGAGCCGCGGACGTCCGCTTCCTCCGCCGCGTGTGCGGGCGTGTCGCTCATGGCGGGATGGGTGGATGATGAACGGCGGGGAGTCCGCCCCCGCGCGTGGCGGAAAGCGGATGCCCGCGACGGGCGGATGCGGGCCGTCCATCCCGGGGATGGGGCGGACGGCCCGACATGATCGCCGGGCGCGGGCGGATTGTAAAGCGGGATGGATGATGATCGATGGAAAGCGCGGCTCAGCCCTCTCCGTCGTCTTCAGACATCCGGTGCAGGATCGCCGGCACCTCGGCCGGCAGTTCGCGCGCCAGAAAGCCGACCGCGCCGGTGCGGCGGGCCAGCGCGTTGCCCGCCTCGCCGTGCAGGTACACGCCCCACACCGCCGCCGTCACCGGCTCCGCGCCGCGCGCCAGCAGCCCCGCCACGATCCCGCCCAGCACGTCGCCGGAGCCGGAGGTGGCCAGCCCCACGCCGCCGCCCTCGTACTGGTACGCCGTCCCTTCCGGGCCCACGATGATCGTCCGCGGCCCCTTGAGCGCCACCACCGTGCCGAAGCGCGCCACCGCGGTGCGCGCTGCGGCCTCGGGATCGGCCTCCACGTCGTCGCGTTCCATGTCCAGCAGCTGCGCCATCTCGCCCGCGTGCGGCGTCAGCACCACGCGCCCGTCCAGGTGCCTGGCCGCGTCCGCGTCCTCGCGCAGCGCGGCCAGGCCGCCCGCGTCCAGCACCACGGCGGGGTGCTCCAACTCGCGCAGAATGCCGCGGGCCAGGCGGGCGGCCGCGTCCTCATCCACCAGCCCTGGCCCCACCAGCAGCGCATTCACTCGATTGGCGCGCTCGGCAATCTCCTGCGCCGCGCGCGGGCTGATGCTGTCCGGCTTGCCGGGATGGCCAAAGACGCGCGCCTCCGGCACCGCGATCGCGACGGCGACGGACACGGCGTGCGTGGTGGCCAACTGCAGCTTTCCCGCGCCGGCCCGCATGGCCGCTTCGGCCGCCAGCAGCAGTCCGCCGGGGTTTTCCGCGCAGCCGCCCACCAGCAGCACGCGCCCGCGGGCATCCTTGTCCGCCTCGTCGTCCAGCGAGGGAAGCGCGAGGCGGCGGAGCGACGCGGGGGTGACCTGAATGGGCTTGTTCATCGGGCGGCGACGGCCTCGTCCGGGCGGGTGGTGACGGGCGCGCCCGCCACTTCCAGCGGCGCGACAAAATTGAACCGGGTGAGCTCCATCTTGCCCTTGGGCCCCAGCCGGGGATTGAACTCGTACGAGGTGACCGAACAGTTGGCCACCTCCTGCGCCGCGTCGATCCCCAGGATTTCCGCCTCCGTCATGCACTCCAGCAGGTAGCGCATGCAGAGGACGACGACCTGGTGGCAGACGATGAGGACGCGCTCCTCGCGCTGGTGCAGCGACAGCGTGTCCAGCGCGCTGCGCAGGCGGAGGATGACGTCGCACCAGCTTTCGCCGCCGGGCGGGCGATGGTAGAACTTGCCCAGCAGGCGGCGGAATTCCGCCTGCTCCGGAAAGCGCTCCGCCACGCCGCCGCGCGTAAGCCGGTCCAGGATGCCGAACTCCTTTTCGCGCAGCCGTTCATCCGCGTCGATGCCCAAGTCCGCGGAAAACCCGCCCGCCTCGCGGATCAGCTCCGCCGTCCGCCGCGCGCGCAGGTACGGCGACGCCAGCACCACCGTCGGCCGCTCGTGCTCCGGCATGGCGGCGAACCAGCGGCCCAGCGCCGAGGCCTGCTGCTCTCCCAGCGCGCTCAGCGGCACGTCCACGTCGCGCTCGGCGATGGCGATTTCCGACAGTCCGGCCAGGTGCGCCGCGTCACTCGCCACATTTCCCGCGCTCTGCCCGTGCCGCACGATCCACAGCACGTCCGGCCACCTTCTCTCCATCCCGACTCCCTCGCGTTGAGCGTTGGCGCCGCGAGGGGTCAAGGAGCGTACCAGCCCGTGCACGCGGCCCGTGCGAACCAAAGCCGCCGTGTCCGATCAGTCAGATTGACGACATTGGGGGGCGATTCAGAAGCGAGCCCGAATCCCATCGCCGCTCAGGGCCCGCGCAGCCGGGCGTCGTCGATGCGGTCCAGCACCCGCAGGTTGCTGAGGGTGAGGTCGAAGAAGGGCTCGCCGTTCTGCAGGATGGTGATTCGCGCGGGCCAGCGGATGCCGGCCGCTTCCAGCGTTCCGCGCAGCCACACATCCTGCCGCACGGGCTCGCCGCCCTCCGCGTTGTCGATGGTAGTCCGCAGGTGCGAAAGCCGACCGTCCCCGTCCACGAACAGGTCGATGGCGGGGCGGCCCGGCCGCTCCGCGCGGAATCCGCGCTGCCCGGTGGAGTCGGGCGGGATGGCGGTAAGCGTGACGTCCGCGTCGCGCAGCGGCACCAGCCGCATCACGTCGTACAGATAGAATTCGTCGCGTTCGCTGGCGAGCATGGCGGCGGGCATGGGCGCAAACGACGCGGGCGACCACAGCCATCCGCGCGGCGCGGCGACGACCAGCGCGCGCATCGTCTGCGGCCCGCGCGTGACGTCCCACGTGGCAACGACGGCGGTATCGGGCGCCTGCACGGCCCAGTTTCCCGCGATGCGCACCGTGCGGCCGCCGCCGTTGATGGTCGCTTCGCCGTCCCACG
This window encodes:
- a CDS encoding cysteine hydrolase family protein gives rise to the protein MPANNHDLHGNAPDTSSAVLIIVDMINDLEFPGGDELVPQLIPVAERIASLKARARKAGIPVVYANDNFGKWRSDFREVVDHVLNGDVKGKPLAEALRPDEDDYFVLKPKHSAFFATTLDTLLQYLGARHLILTGATGDTCVLFTASDAYMRDLHLHVPADCTASIDPDENARAIDYMARVHHADVTPSGELDLQKLARA
- a CDS encoding TonB family protein, producing the protein MIRLDRAITRMHSAVRERMVERYPRLRDGREVVRMLTDDVKRLGARDSRVVPGSTLRVRLRMRLDREGVPDSIQVVTPGTPGPFRRAAIRAARRLRFRPARLHGRPVPVWIELPLTFRIPPR
- a CDS encoding energy transducer TonB family protein, which translates into the protein MKITHALIPALIALASPALLAAQQTAAAPERWQPAPLSAGLDSAQVAAQLAALPATREPRHAWVFSIEYTPEGTVSGVRMFFTPREPASAQAEVARILLAAARPRAAAPDPQPLVVTAVPGPRPLLRVPHETAPVPRNVSAMESALREGAERILRRDSELQGMQVEVRVRMRVNEDGIPIEANAVSPGADYVDQEAVRAAQALRFRPSRVEGRPAAVWVVIPLLLQFP
- a CDS encoding DUF4105 domain-containing protein encodes the protein MKTLPRLLRWTRNALLCLIAAAAVGWAALRLSTRPSHARTWRTEQSVLPRVAVSDSIVTVRNVRDFTFRSPTDFTPGYRDRRYDLNKIERVWFVLSPFNPDWRGPAHSFLSFSFSDSQYVSVSVEARREADEEYSVWKGALRQYELMYVIGEERDVIGLRAVTWNDPVYLFPVRATPAQARALFVAMMRRAQALESRPDFYNTFTNNCTTNILDPVNQIASRRIPFGIDILLPGYSDELAYEHGLIDTDLPLEQARERFRINARAQAAAGKPDFSARIRVAGGR
- a CDS encoding histidine phosphatase family protein, which produces MERRWPDVLWIVRHGQSAGNVASDAAHLAGLSEIAIAERDVDVPLSALGEQQASALGRWFAAMPEHERPTVVLASPYLRARRTAELIREAGGFSADLGIDADERLREKEFGILDRLTRGGVAERFPEQAEFRRLLGKFYHRPPGGESWCDVILRLRSALDTLSLHQREERVLIVCHQVVVLCMRYLLECMTEAEILGIDAAQEVANCSVTSYEFNPRLGPKGKMELTRFNFVAPLEVAGAPVTTRPDEAVAAR
- a CDS encoding NAD(P)H-hydrate dehydratase — encoded protein: MNKPIQVTPASLRRLALPSLDDEADKDARGRVLLVGGCAENPGGLLLAAEAAMRAGAGKLQLATTHAVSVAVAIAVPEARVFGHPGKPDSISPRAAQEIAERANRVNALLVGPGLVDEDAAARLARGILRELEHPAVVLDAGGLAALREDADAARHLDGRVVLTPHAGEMAQLLDMERDDVEADPEAAARTAVARFGTVVALKGPRTIIVGPEGTAYQYEGGGVGLATSGSGDVLGGIVAGLLARGAEPVTAAVWGVYLHGEAGNALARRTGAVGFLARELPAEVPAILHRMSEDDGEG
- a CDS encoding TonB family protein; this translates as MKITRILLPALAALALPALLAAQEPAGAPAYESVSATVDSAVVAGELARLAAAREPAAEWTFAITWPPSGIASRVQMYFSRQEPAGPQAEVARILLANARRRPPAREPQIVAITAVPGRRAVLRVPLESQPVPLNRRAIERGIARASERLVRADSGLRATRAVVMVRMRLGADGVPGGITVVPPAGNPEIEQEAVRGAELLRFRPAMIEGRPVAVWIQLPLTFEFR
- a CDS encoding DUF1499 domain-containing protein; the encoded protein is MTSLAAFLLAGCNAAPRGLATPGGPLGPCPDSPNCVSTDAADAVHAMPPLPFRDTPAAALERARAALLREPRTRIVDERADYLHAESRSRLMRFVDDVEILVDSTAGVVRFRSASRVGRGDMGVNRARMERFTARFNGAPE